ATGTCCCAGTGGGCTCAGTCCTGACACAGCTCAGGGGCCAGGCAGGCCGGGGTGCCCTGGGTGGGGAGGTCACCTCGTTCCCGTGTGTCTCAGGATCTCTTCAAAGTGCTGGCGAGTCAGTCTCCTCTCCAGCTGTCCCATCTTCTTGGGGTCAGGCAGGAAGAAGAAGGCGGTATCCCCTCCTACCccatgcagcaccagcacccagctgGACAGGGATTCATCTCGGTGCAGGTAAAATGTGCCCAGGTGGTTCACCATGGGCACCAGGATGGCTCGGTTCTTTTGCACATGGAAGTTCTCCTGCACGGGGTGCATCGCCTGCACTTCGTCGATCCATTtccctggggagggggaaggtgggaggggacCTTGAGGGACCTGAGGCGGCGGGAGGAGCCCCGAGCCCTGTTTCTGAGATGCACCTCCTTGATCCTCAGCTTcaccatctgcaaaatgggctaAAACCAGAGCGATCAGGCCTGGGGTGGCTCCAGGGGggactctgaagccaggagggtcATGGGATTCTGTGGTGCTCAGTGGGCAGAGTGAGATGCTGCTGGTGTGGGTGACATTGACAGCGGGCAGAAGCATGGCTCTGAAGGCAGAACAGTGGGGTTGggttttctgtctgtttctgGCCTGGGGGGGTGGTGTTATAAAAACTGAAGAGGGGCCAGGGgttggcacagggggttaagtcgccacttgtgaagccagcatcccataccacagcccaagttcaagtcctggctgctccgctcccaatccaactccctgttaatgtgcctgagaaggccgCAGAAGAGGCTTCAagaggcccctgcctcccacggaGATCTGGacagcattcctggctcctggcttctgcgtggcccagccctggccactgagaccttttagggagtgaaccagcagatggaagatctctctctcctatgTCTCTGTTAtgctgtctttcgaataaataaaataagtcttcaaaagaACCCTAATGAAGAACCAGAAGTCCTCATGTGTACTTGGGGACACTTTCCCGGGCGCTCCCTGGCCCTTGCTGCTGGGCGGGCAGTCGTCACCCAGGGCGAGCACTCTGGGTGCTGCTCCTAAGTCCTTGtcctgggagctgcaggggcAATGCAGGTATCCAGGAAGCCTCCCCCTGAGTGACACCAAGAGGACCCCACTGTGAAGACAGCCAGAGAGGCAGGTGCTCCAGGGACCCCAGGACCCTCCTTCCTCACTGGAGGGGAGGTGATGGCTGGAGAGGCCAAGCCCCGTGCTAGGTCTCAGTGGAGCTGGCAGCTCAGTTGTGTTGGCCTCATCCTGGTGCCCTGCACTGCAGGACTGTGCAGGGAGGGAGCCCCATGGGGAGGGCACGGCCCTGGCCTTGACCCTGAGCTCTCCCTGGGACAGTGGGAGCGGCCTCAGAGCACCCTGTGGGCCCCAACCTCTGCCGTGCTGAGCACTCGTGGGCAGGAGGGCGGCTGGGAGGCGAGGGGAGCTCTCACCCCAGTGAGGGCTCTGAGAGTCCTGCCGAGGAGACGACGCTCTGACCGCCCTTCACTCATTCCCCAACCTGCACGCACTTTATTGTTCAGGTGTGGACAGCAGAAGCAGCCACGTCAAGACGCCCTGCCATGCTCCACCTGCCTTGTCGGGACATTGAAGAAGTGCAGTGGGAGACTCCCTTTGGACAATTTTCCTGGAGCTGGCGTGGGTTCACGTTCCGGCCTTACCGTGAAAGAATATGTAATTCACCAGGACGAGCCTCGTGGCGTTATCCAAACCCTGAACCACGtccagtatttttctctttgtttctttctctacgTAGTTGTTGATGTGTTTCCTGGCCGCTTTGGTGTCCTGGAAGTTAACAGTCGTGACTTTGGAGTGGTACCAGTACTTGATCCCTTCTAGAAACGTAGCCACTGGCTTCAGACCCTTGTCCATGAACAGGCTGCTCCCggtgagcagctgggtcttgtgGCCCGTCTGCAGGATCCTGTGGATCATCTGCTGGAAGCACCCGTGGATCAGAGCCTCAGGGGTCTCCTTGGGGTAGAACTTCAGGGTCTCCTGGATCAGGCTGCGAGTGTCACCCCAGGCGCCCAGGGAGAGCATGGCTAGGGCGGCTGTGATGCTCAGCGGGGAGAATAAGATGTTGCTGGTGTTTGACCAATAGGAGGG
The DNA window shown above is from Lepus europaeus isolate LE1 chromosome 22, mLepTim1.pri, whole genome shotgun sequence and carries:
- the LOC133751178 gene encoding alpha-1-antitrypsin-related protein-like, which produces MPLPVPWSLLALAALCCLVPRAQAEGSLQQDSAESDADHQAHLTCHSLANVITDLAFAMYTEPSYWSNTSNILFSPLSITAALAMLSLGAWGDTRSLIQETLKFYPKETPEALIHGCFQQMIHRILQTGHKTQLLTGSSLFMDKGLKPVATFLEGIKYWYHSKVTTVNFQDTKAARKHINNYVEKETKRKILDVVQGLDNATRLVLVNYIFFHGKWIDEVQAMHPVQENFHVQKNRAILVPMVNHLGTFYLHRDESLSSWVLVLHGVGGDTAFFFLPDPKKMGQLERRLTRQHFEEILRHTGTRSASVFLPRFSISGTHDLKPILSKLGITQVFSDKADFSRITRAPVKLSKAVHKAVLIMNEGFTKVRKANAGSNKANNLTVKFNRPFLFILKDNNMHFPLFVGKVVNPTAH